Proteins from one Streptomyces genisteinicus genomic window:
- a CDS encoding ABC transporter permease: MVAFLRLALRRIAMMPVMILGIALLVFVVLQFSPVDPAYNALGESATPEARAAFAAEHGLDDPLPLRYVDFIGQLLRGDLGVTVPPSQPVADRIAAAFPLTLQLTLMGLALAVVLAVVLGVTGAVYRDRWPDQVFRVLSMAGVAIPSFWLGVLLIQQFALNTPLFPTGGYVNPAESLTGFLKTMTLPAVSLAVPVAASLARLVRTSMVAELDRDYVRTARGNGLPPSLVIRSVLRNALVTPLTVLGIKVGYMLSGAVVIEAIFDLPGMGKLILEGVTGGDVALVQGTVLFIAVAFLVVNVIVDLLYLLVNPRIRTV, translated from the coding sequence ATGGTTGCTTTCCTCCGGCTCGCGCTGCGCCGTATCGCGATGATGCCGGTGATGATCCTCGGCATCGCGCTGCTGGTCTTCGTGGTGCTCCAGTTCTCGCCGGTGGACCCGGCCTACAACGCGCTCGGCGAGAGCGCGACCCCCGAGGCGCGTGCCGCCTTCGCCGCTGAGCACGGGCTCGACGACCCGCTGCCCCTGCGCTACGTCGACTTCATCGGCCAACTCCTGCGCGGCGACCTCGGCGTCACCGTGCCGCCCAGCCAGCCCGTCGCCGACCGCATCGCGGCCGCCTTCCCGCTGACGCTCCAGCTGACCCTGATGGGCCTCGCCCTCGCCGTGGTCCTGGCCGTGGTCCTCGGCGTCACCGGCGCCGTGTACCGCGACCGCTGGCCGGACCAGGTGTTCCGCGTGCTGTCGATGGCCGGTGTGGCGATCCCGTCCTTCTGGCTCGGAGTGCTGCTCATCCAGCAGTTCGCGCTCAACACCCCGCTCTTCCCGACCGGCGGCTACGTGAACCCGGCCGAGTCCCTCACCGGCTTCCTGAAGACCATGACCCTGCCGGCCGTGTCCCTCGCCGTCCCCGTGGCCGCGTCCCTCGCCCGCCTCGTACGCACCTCGATGGTGGCCGAACTCGACCGGGACTACGTCCGGACCGCCCGCGGCAACGGCCTGCCGCCCTCCCTGGTGATCCGCTCCGTGCTGCGCAACGCCCTGGTCACCCCGCTGACCGTACTCGGCATCAAGGTCGGCTACATGCTCAGCGGCGCCGTCGTCATCGAGGCCATCTTCGACCTGCCCGGCATGGGCAAGCTGATCCTCGAAGGCGTCACCGGCGGGGACGTCGCCCTGGTCCAGGGCACGGTGCTCTTCATCGCCGTCGCGTTCCTCGTCGTCAACGTCATCGTCGACCTGCTCTACCTGCTGGTCAACCCGCGCATCAGGACGGTGTGA
- a CDS encoding dipeptide/oligopeptide/nickel ABC transporter permease/ATP-binding protein → MFTPGRLASTLSRPGTVFRKLPLTSRVAAAILAAVVLGAVFAPLLTQDPLATGTPVQPPGAEHWFGTDRAGRDVFARVVHGARYSLVIGLGATGLALLVGAVLGSIAATSRRFADESVMRTLDVVMSFPPIALAAVLVAVFGTSVPVIIFTIAFVYTPSLARVVRANVMAQYGEDYVAAEKVVGARRAHIVVRHVAVNCAAPVMVFATVMVADAIIFEASLSFIGAGVQDPDPSWGSVLAYGRQILLAGGWWATFFPGLCLLVTVLALNILSEGMTDASAAPDRGPAAAPGAGALAAAPAAAVVPAPAGSGAREAADSADSADSADSADSAEAAGSAGSEQPPASSATPGPDGIDAALAVLAGRVHATEPPVRPLAPGAAELLTVRDLAIRFPDRYGDVRVVDGISFTVHEGETLGLVGESGCGKSITSLAVMGLLARNAEVSGEILYRGRNLLDLPERERRALMGPEIAMVYQDAMSSLNPSVLIGTQLKQLTARGGTRTPAELLELVGLSPQRTLRSYPHELSGGQRQRVLIAMALSRSPRLLIADEPTTALDVTVQAQVVELLVRLRDELGFAMVLVSHDLALVGDLAHRVAVMYAGQVAEVGATRSLLTGPAHHYSRGLLGSVVSLEAGAARLHQIRGVVPAPRNFGDGCRFASRCAAATGLCRETAPVLAAHDGTDDHGFACHHPAQAALMERSAL, encoded by the coding sequence ATGTTCACTCCCGGCAGGCTCGCCAGCACCCTCTCCCGCCCCGGAACCGTCTTCCGGAAGCTGCCGCTCACCTCACGGGTCGCCGCCGCGATCCTGGCGGCGGTCGTCCTCGGCGCCGTGTTCGCCCCGCTCCTCACCCAGGACCCGCTCGCCACCGGCACCCCCGTCCAACCACCCGGCGCCGAGCACTGGTTCGGCACCGACCGGGCCGGCCGCGACGTCTTCGCCCGCGTGGTCCACGGCGCGCGCTACTCCCTCGTCATCGGCCTCGGCGCCACCGGCCTGGCCCTCCTCGTCGGCGCGGTGCTCGGCTCGATCGCCGCCACCTCGCGCAGGTTCGCCGACGAGTCGGTGATGAGGACCCTCGACGTCGTCATGTCGTTCCCGCCGATCGCGCTCGCCGCCGTCCTGGTCGCCGTGTTCGGCACCAGCGTCCCGGTCATCATCTTCACCATCGCCTTCGTCTACACACCGTCGCTCGCCCGCGTCGTCCGTGCCAACGTCATGGCCCAGTACGGCGAGGACTACGTGGCGGCCGAGAAGGTCGTCGGCGCCCGCCGCGCCCACATCGTCGTCCGCCACGTCGCCGTCAACTGCGCCGCGCCGGTCATGGTGTTCGCCACCGTGATGGTCGCGGACGCGATCATCTTCGAGGCGAGCCTGTCGTTCATCGGAGCGGGCGTCCAGGACCCCGACCCCAGCTGGGGCAGCGTGCTCGCCTACGGCCGGCAGATCCTGCTCGCCGGCGGCTGGTGGGCCACCTTCTTCCCCGGACTGTGCCTGCTCGTCACCGTGCTGGCGCTGAACATCCTCTCCGAGGGCATGACCGACGCGTCCGCGGCGCCCGACCGGGGCCCGGCGGCGGCGCCCGGCGCCGGCGCCCTCGCGGCCGCCCCCGCTGCGGCCGTCGTCCCCGCCCCCGCCGGGTCCGGCGCCCGGGAGGCCGCCGACTCCGCCGACTCCGCCGACTCCGCCGACTCCGCCGACTCCGCCGAGGCCGCCGGGTCCGCCGGCTCCGAGCAGCCCCCCGCCTCCAGCGCGACCCCCGGTCCGGACGGCATCGACGCCGCGCTCGCCGTCCTGGCCGGACGCGTCCACGCCACCGAGCCGCCGGTCCGCCCCCTCGCCCCCGGCGCCGCCGAACTCCTCACCGTCCGCGACCTCGCCATCCGCTTCCCCGACCGCTACGGCGACGTCCGCGTCGTCGACGGCATCTCCTTCACCGTCCACGAGGGCGAGACCCTGGGCCTGGTCGGCGAGTCGGGCTGCGGAAAGTCGATCACCAGTCTCGCCGTGATGGGCCTGCTCGCCCGCAACGCGGAGGTGAGCGGCGAGATCCTGTACCGCGGCAGGAACCTGCTCGACCTGCCGGAGCGGGAACGCCGGGCGCTGATGGGCCCCGAGATCGCCATGGTCTACCAGGACGCCATGTCCTCGCTGAACCCGTCCGTCCTCATCGGCACCCAGCTGAAGCAGCTGACCGCCCGCGGCGGCACCCGCACGCCCGCCGAACTCCTGGAACTGGTCGGCCTGTCGCCGCAGCGCACGCTCCGCAGCTACCCGCACGAACTCTCCGGCGGCCAGCGCCAGCGCGTCCTCATCGCCATGGCGCTCTCCCGCAGCCCCCGTCTGCTGATCGCCGACGAGCCGACCACCGCCCTCGACGTCACCGTCCAGGCGCAGGTCGTGGAACTGCTGGTGCGGCTGCGCGACGAACTCGGCTTCGCGATGGTGCTCGTCTCCCACGACCTCGCGCTCGTCGGCGACCTGGCCCACCGGGTGGCCGTCATGTACGCGGGCCAGGTCGCCGAGGTCGGCGCCACCCGGTCCCTGCTCACCGGCCCCGCCCACCACTACAGCCGGGGTCTGCTCGGCTCCGTCGTCTCGCTGGAGGCCGGCGCGGCGCGACTGCACCAGATCCGCGGCGTCGTCCCGGCTCCCCGGAACTTCGGCGACGGCTGCCGGTTCGCCTCGCGGTGCGCCGCGGCCACCGGCCTCTGCCGGGAGACCGCCCCCGTGCTCGCCGCGCACGACGGCACGGACGACCACGGCTTCGCCTGCCACCACCCGGCGCAGGCGGCCCTGATGGAAAGGAGCGCCCTGTGA
- a CDS encoding oligopeptide/dipeptide ABC transporter ATP-binding protein yields the protein MITLDHVHVRHKARSGGLFRRDSVHALTDASLEVRKGEIVGLVGESGCGKSTLARVLTGLQRPTEGSVRFRGRDLWDMPGAERRRDFGSSVGVVFQDPSTALNPRLTVRRILRDPLDVHGRGTGREREARVEELLDLVGLPDHTLGALPGGLSGGQRQRVAIARALALEPELIVADEPTSALDVSVRAQVLNLLVDLRERLGLGMVFISHDIQTVRHLADRLAVLYLGRVVEEGPADRVADSPRHPYTEALLSATPSLLHASERIVLHGPVPSATEPPAGCPFRTRCWKADDACGTAFPAATAGEEEHRWHCVHPQPVRRAAAGV from the coding sequence GTGATCACGCTCGACCACGTCCACGTCCGCCACAAGGCCCGCAGCGGCGGCCTGTTCCGCCGGGACAGCGTCCACGCCCTCACCGACGCCTCCCTGGAGGTCCGCAAGGGCGAGATCGTCGGCCTGGTCGGCGAGTCGGGCTGCGGCAAGTCCACGCTCGCCCGGGTGCTCACCGGTCTCCAGCGGCCCACCGAGGGCAGCGTCCGCTTCCGCGGCCGCGACCTGTGGGACATGCCGGGCGCCGAACGCCGCCGCGACTTCGGCTCCTCGGTCGGCGTCGTCTTCCAGGACCCGTCCACCGCCCTCAACCCCCGCCTCACCGTCCGCCGCATCCTGCGCGACCCGCTCGACGTGCACGGGCGCGGCACCGGGCGGGAGCGGGAGGCACGGGTCGAGGAACTGCTCGACCTGGTCGGGCTGCCCGACCACACCCTCGGCGCCCTGCCGGGCGGTCTCTCCGGCGGCCAGCGCCAGCGCGTCGCCATCGCCCGTGCCCTCGCCCTCGAACCGGAGCTGATCGTCGCCGACGAGCCCACCAGCGCCCTCGACGTGTCCGTCCGGGCGCAGGTGCTCAACCTCCTGGTCGACCTCAGGGAGCGGCTCGGCCTCGGCATGGTCTTCATCTCGCACGACATCCAGACCGTGCGCCATCTCGCCGACCGGCTCGCCGTCCTCTACCTGGGGCGCGTCGTGGAGGAGGGCCCGGCGGACCGGGTGGCGGACAGCCCCCGGCACCCGTACACCGAGGCGCTGCTGTCGGCGACGCCGAGCCTGCTCCACGCGTCGGAGCGCATCGTGCTCCACGGCCCCGTCCCGTCGGCGACCGAGCCGCCCGCCGGGTGCCCGTTCCGCACCCGCTGCTGGAAGGCCGACGACGCCTGCGGCACGGCCTTTCCCGCGGCGACGGCGGGGGAGGAGGAGCACCGCTGGCACTGCGTCCACCCGCAGCCGGTCCGGCGGGCGGCCGCGGGCGTCTGA
- a CDS encoding 6-phosphofructokinase, producing MRIGVLTSGGDCPGLNAVIRSVVHRAVVDHGDEVIGFHDGWKGLLECDYRKLDLDAVSGILARGGTILGSSRVQPAHLVDGVERARGHVADLGLDAIIPIGGEGTLKAATLLSDAGLPIVGVPKTIDNDIASTDVTFGFDTAVGVATEALDRLKTTAESHQRVLIVEVMGRHTGWIALHSGMAAGAHAIVVPERPFDIEELTARVGERFSKGKKFAIVVVAEGAKPREGSMQWDEGGKDIYGHERFAGVARQLSIELEHRLGKEARPVILGHVQRGGTPTAYDRVLATRFGWHAVEAVHRGEFGMLTALRGTDITMVPLAEATQTLKTVPADRYAEAECVL from the coding sequence ATGCGCATTGGTGTGCTCACCTCCGGCGGCGACTGCCCCGGTCTGAACGCCGTCATCCGTTCCGTCGTGCACCGTGCCGTCGTCGACCACGGCGACGAGGTCATCGGGTTCCACGACGGCTGGAAGGGCCTCCTGGAGTGCGACTACCGCAAGCTCGACCTCGACGCGGTGTCCGGCATCCTGGCGCGCGGCGGCACGATCCTCGGATCCTCGCGGGTGCAGCCCGCCCACCTGGTCGACGGCGTCGAGCGGGCCAGGGGGCACGTGGCCGACCTCGGCCTCGACGCGATCATCCCGATCGGCGGCGAGGGCACCCTCAAGGCCGCGACCCTGCTGTCCGACGCGGGCCTGCCCATCGTCGGCGTGCCGAAGACGATCGACAACGACATCGCGTCGACGGACGTCACCTTCGGCTTCGACACGGCCGTCGGTGTCGCCACCGAGGCGCTCGACCGCCTGAAGACCACCGCCGAGTCCCACCAGCGGGTGCTGATCGTCGAGGTCATGGGCCGTCACACCGGCTGGATCGCGCTGCACTCGGGCATGGCCGCGGGCGCCCACGCGATCGTCGTGCCGGAGCGGCCGTTCGACATAGAGGAACTGACCGCCCGGGTCGGCGAGCGCTTCTCCAAGGGGAAGAAGTTCGCCATCGTGGTCGTCGCCGAGGGCGCCAAGCCCCGTGAGGGCTCGATGCAGTGGGACGAGGGCGGCAAGGACATCTACGGCCACGAGCGCTTCGCCGGCGTGGCCCGGCAGCTGTCCATCGAGCTGGAGCACCGGCTCGGCAAGGAGGCCCGCCCGGTCATCCTCGGCCATGTGCAGCGCGGCGGTACGCCGACCGCCTACGACCGGGTGCTGGCGACCCGCTTCGGCTGGCACGCCGTCGAGGCCGTGCACCGGGGCGAGTTCGGCATGCTCACCGCGCTGCGGGGCACCGACATCACCATGGTGCCGCTGGCCGAGGCCACCCAGACGCTGAAGACGGTCCCGGCCGACCGCTACGCCGAGGCGGAGTGCGTGCTCTGA
- a CDS encoding type 1 glutamine amidotransferase, which produces MSDSSLRLVWVYPDLLSTYGDQGNALVVERRARQRGLDVMRIDVRSDQPVPTSGDIYLIGGGEDRPQRLAAERLRRDGGLSRAASNGAIIFSVCAGYQILGHEFINDLGEREPGLGLIDVISTRGEGERCVGDVLADIDPQFGLPQLTGFENHQGITHLGPTARPFARTVIGRGNGTGDGTEGAYNDTVFGTYMHGPVMARNPQIADLLLKLALDVNALPPTDDRWYEALRAERIASATQPV; this is translated from the coding sequence ATGAGTGACAGCAGCCTCCGTCTGGTGTGGGTCTACCCCGACCTGCTCAGCACCTACGGCGACCAGGGCAACGCCCTCGTCGTGGAGCGCCGCGCGCGGCAGCGCGGGCTCGACGTGATGCGGATCGACGTGCGCAGCGACCAGCCGGTGCCGACCTCCGGCGACATCTACCTGATCGGCGGCGGCGAGGACCGGCCGCAGCGGCTCGCGGCGGAGCGGCTGCGCCGCGACGGCGGGCTGAGCCGTGCGGCGTCGAACGGCGCGATCATCTTCTCGGTGTGCGCCGGGTACCAGATCCTCGGCCACGAGTTCATCAACGACCTCGGCGAGCGGGAGCCGGGCCTCGGGCTGATCGACGTGATCTCCACCCGCGGCGAGGGCGAGCGCTGCGTGGGCGACGTGCTCGCGGACATCGACCCGCAGTTCGGCCTGCCGCAGCTCACCGGCTTCGAGAACCACCAGGGCATCACCCACCTCGGCCCGACCGCGCGCCCGTTCGCGCGGACGGTGATCGGGCGGGGCAACGGGACCGGCGACGGCACCGAAGGCGCCTACAACGACACGGTGTTCGGGACGTACATGCACGGTCCCGTGATGGCCCGCAACCCGCAGATCGCGGACCTGCTGCTGAAGCTGGCCCTCGACGTGAACGCCCTGCCGCCGACCGACGACCGCTGGTACGAGGCGCTGCGCGCGGAGCGGATCGCCTCGGCGACCCAGCCGGTCTGA
- a CDS encoding SSI family serine proteinase inhibitor, with protein MHRTAALAAVALLAVAAAVPAAAASPAPDTAAASAVSAADKPAPPRGLFLTVSGAENSWIRGVLLHCSPQPSGPHPDAAGACGALDEARGDLDRLPGDPHPCTKQYDPVTVSATGAWRGRPTAWHKTFANACELSTATGALFRF; from the coding sequence ATGCACCGCACCGCAGCCCTCGCCGCAGTGGCACTCCTCGCCGTCGCCGCCGCCGTCCCGGCGGCCGCGGCGTCGCCCGCACCGGACACCGCCGCCGCATCCGCCGTCTCCGCGGCCGACAAGCCGGCCCCGCCCCGGGGCCTGTTCCTGACGGTGTCCGGTGCGGAGAACTCCTGGATCCGCGGGGTCCTGCTGCACTGCAGCCCGCAGCCCAGCGGCCCGCACCCGGACGCCGCCGGCGCCTGCGGGGCCCTCGACGAGGCCCGTGGCGACCTGGACCGGCTGCCGGGCGACCCGCATCCGTGCACGAAGCAGTACGACCCGGTGACGGTGAGTGCCACCGGCGCGTGGCGCGGCAGGCCGACCGCCTGGCACAAGACCTTCGCCAACGCCTGCGAGCTGTCGACGGCCACCGGCGCGCTGTTCCGCTTCTGA
- a CDS encoding cytochrome c oxidase assembly protein: protein MDHSGHGMTMDLPPFTLGRGLAFSPDPYFLAGCLLALGLYAWGVVRLRRRGDAWPVSRTVLFTAGVLSVALVTCTGLNDYGMVMFSVHMVQHMVISMLSPIVLLLGAPITLALRALPVAGRGRTGPRELLLKLLHSRYMRVVTHPVFTIPLFIASLYGLYFTPLFDFLMGSKPGHVAMMLHFLAVGLVFFWPIMGVDPGPHRPGYVMRMLELFAGMPFHAFFGIALMMASEPMVQSYANPPASLGIDALSDQNAAGGIAWAFSEIPSVLVLIALVFQWYRSEQRVAKRRDRAADRDGDKELEAYNAYLASLQARGGR, encoded by the coding sequence ATGGACCACAGCGGGCACGGCATGACCATGGATCTGCCGCCGTTCACGCTGGGACGGGGGCTGGCCTTCTCGCCCGACCCCTACTTCCTCGCCGGCTGCCTGCTGGCGCTCGGGCTGTACGCGTGGGGTGTCGTGCGGCTCCGCCGGCGCGGCGACGCCTGGCCGGTGAGCCGGACCGTGCTGTTCACCGCCGGTGTGCTGAGCGTGGCGCTGGTGACCTGCACCGGGCTGAACGACTACGGCATGGTCATGTTCAGCGTGCACATGGTCCAGCACATGGTGATCAGCATGCTCTCCCCGATCGTGCTGCTGCTGGGCGCCCCGATCACCCTCGCGCTGCGGGCTCTGCCGGTCGCGGGCCGCGGCCGCACCGGGCCGCGCGAGCTGCTCCTGAAGCTGCTGCACAGCCGCTACATGCGCGTCGTCACGCACCCCGTGTTCACCATCCCGCTCTTCATCGCGAGCCTGTACGGGCTGTACTTCACGCCGCTGTTCGACTTCCTGATGGGCTCGAAGCCGGGGCACGTCGCGATGATGCTCCACTTCCTCGCCGTCGGCCTGGTCTTCTTCTGGCCGATCATGGGCGTGGACCCGGGACCGCACCGGCCCGGGTACGTGATGCGGATGCTGGAGCTCTTCGCCGGCATGCCGTTCCACGCCTTCTTCGGCATCGCGCTGATGATGGCGAGCGAGCCGATGGTGCAGTCCTACGCGAACCCGCCCGCGTCGCTGGGCATCGACGCCCTCTCCGACCAGAACGCGGCCGGCGGCATCGCCTGGGCGTTCAGCGAGATCCCCTCGGTGCTGGTGCTCATCGCGCTCGTCTTCCAGTGGTACCGCTCCGAGCAGCGGGTCGCCAAGCGCCGCGACCGCGCCGCCGACCGGGACGGGGACAAGGAGCTGGAGGCGTACAACGCGTACCTCGCCTCGCTCCAGGCGCGCGGCGGCCGCTGA